The genomic DNA CGGATCTGCTCGCGGCGTTCCTCTACTGCCTCAGCGGTGCCGCCACCATCGACGATGACGGTGTCATCCTTGGTGATGGTCACGCGGCGGGCAGAACCCAGCACGTCGAGGCCAGCCTCGTTGAGGTTGACACCCACCTCTGGGTCGATGACGGTGGCGCCGGTAACGACAGCCAAGTCATCCATGAATCCCTTGCGGCGCTCGCCAAAGTACGGGGCCTTAACGGCAGCGACCTTGAGCACCTTGCGGATGGAGTTGACGACGAGCGCCTGCAGCGGCTCGCCCTCGACGTCTTCCGCAATGATGAGGGTCGGGCGGTTGGTCTCGGCGATCTTTTCCAGCAGTGGCAGGAAGTCCGGCAGGGAGGAGATCTTGTTGCGGACGAGCAATACTGCGGCGTCGTCCAGCACGGCGTGGTAGGTCTCTTCCTCCGTAGCGAAGTACGGGGAAAGGTAGCCCTTGTCAAAGGAAATACCCTCGGTGACATCGACGGCGGAATCGATAGTTTGGGATTCCTCGACGGTGACAACGCCGTCCTTGCCCACCTTGTCCATTGCTCCAGCAACCATCTCGCCGACCTCCGGGTCGCGGGAGGAGACGGTAGCTACCTGCGCGATTTCGGAAGAGGAGTTGACCGCGGTGGCCCGAGCCTTGAGCTCCTCGACGGCCTTTTCGGCCGCCACCGCGATGCCGCGGTTGAGCTCGACCGGGTTGGCACCGGCCGCTACGTTGCGCAGGCCTTCGAAGATGAGCGCCTGGGCCAGCAAGGTAGCGGTGGTGGTGCCGTCACCAGCGGTGTCATTGGTCTTGACCGCAACGGACTTGACCAGCTGCGCGCCGAGGTTCTCGAAGGGCTCCTCAACGTCGATATCGCGGGCGATGGTCACGCCGTCATTGGTGACGGTGGGGCCACCGAAAGCCTTGGACAGCACGACGTTGCGGCCGCGCGGGCCGAGGGTGACCTTGACGGCATCAGCCAGCGTATCGACGCCGCGCTGGATTCCCTCGCGGGCTTCTTGGTCGAATGCAATAAGCTTTGCCATATTTGGGCCTACTTCTCGATGACGGCGAGCAGGTCACGGGAGGACAGCAGCAGGTATTCCTCGCCGTTGTACTTCAGCTCGGTGCCGCCGTACTTGGAAAAGACCACGGTATCGCCTTCGTTGACGCCTACCGGGGTGACCTCACCCTTGTCGTTGGTGCGGCCTGGGCCTACTGCAACGACGGTAGCTTCCTGTGGCTTTTCCTTGGCAGAATCTGGGATGACCAGGCCGGAAGCGGTGGTGGTTTCAGCTTCTACGATCTGTACGAGGACGCGGTCCTCGAGAGGCTTGATGTTTGCCATGATGTTTCCTCCGTAGTGTTCGTATGCGCACCGGTATGGCGCGCGCGTGCCGGTTGTGGATGTCCAGCACAGCCGTCGTCGCGGGTGAACAACTGTGGGTCAAACAACCTGATTAGCACTCTACCCTCGTGACTGCTAACCCTCAACAATGGCTCGGCCCACATTTTTACGCCCTCAGCGATCCCCTCAGCGCTCCCGTTGCCCGGCGCGCACGAATCCGGCAAGCGTCAGCTTGACGACGCCCAGTGCGATAAACATGGCACCAAAGATTACGGCGAAGGACGGCCACCACAACTCCTCTATCAGCGTCCGGCCGAGGGGAGCCTGTGGGGTAAGAAGGTGGTGGAGAGGGAGAAGCGTCGCCAAGCACAGCGCCCAGACCACGCCGGCCGCGGTCAGGGTGAGGCAAGCTGCTTCTCCCACTTGCACGCGTGTCCAGGCCGAGGGGGTGGCGCCGGCCAGGGTAAGGCCGCGGATATCGGCCGCGATGCGCCCGTGCATCAGCAGCGAGGTAAGCACAGCGCCCACGATGCTGGGAGCAAAGACAGGCCCTAAAAGGGCGACGAAGACTTGCCAGGAGGACAAGGTTCCACCGGCGCCTGCGTCGCTTGCAAAGCGCAGGCCCGAGCCGACGGCGACGATAAAGCCGCCGACGAGCACCCATGGCACGATGTGCGGGGTGGAAAAGCACCGGCGCACGCGCACATTAGCCCCAGCGATGCCGGCCGCGCGGGTCCATTGATCCAGGACAGGCATAAGCCAGGGCAAAAAGAGCGCGACGAGGATGACTAAGCCCATCTCGGCCGAGAGCAGGTCTCCAGGGTCATCAATCTGCAGGCCCCCGTAGGCTGTACCGCCGATAGCCGCGGCCGCAAGCACGAATTTCACCATGAGCCACGCCGGGTGTGCGGCGGCGCGCGGCCGGAATACGCGGCGCAGCGGAGGCAGCGCACCGACTAGTGCCGCGGACATGCAGACGGCTACCGCAATGACAACGACCTGGCCGGTTATGGCAATGTCCGGCATGGGGATACCGTCGCTGCGCAGGGCGCGCACGCACGGGGCAAGCAGAGGGCGGGCTGGCAGCACGCCGAGGAGTCCGGCGGCCGCGCTGACCACTGCGACTTGGCCCAGGATGAAAGCGAGGATCATCCCCCCGGGCATGCCCACCATGCGCCAAGAGCGGTAGATAGGCTCGCGCTCGGCAATGATAAGGCGCATCTGCGATAGCGTCACCAATACCACCACGCACAGGGCCATTCCCAACACCGTGCCACCCAGCGGGCCGGCGGGGTCTTCTTCGGCCCCGGAGGAAGCCACCAGCATGGCCAGCGCCAGGGTGCACGAGGTGGAAGAGACCACCAAGGTCAGTGCCACGGCCAGCCACGATAGCCAATTGGACTGTAAGTCCTTAAGCCACACCAGCATGGGCCACCTCCTCTAAGGAAATGATCCGGTTGGCTGCTTCCGCGGCGAGGTGAGAGTGAGTCACCATGACCACACTGGCGCCATCGCGGGCGGCGGCGCGCAGGTGGGAAAGGACGGTGGATGCGGTGGCGTCGTCAAGCGCGCCCGTAGGCTCGTCAGTGAAGATATAGGGCGCCTGAGCCAGCAGTGCCCGGGCGACGGCCACGCGTTGCTGCTGCCCGCCAGAAAGCTGTGCGGGTAGGCGGCGCTCTAAACCAGCAAGGCCAAGCGAATCAAAGACCTCTGCCACCTGGCCGCGTGTAGGGCGCCGGCCGGAAAAGCGCGCGGTCAAGGTGGCATTGCGCTGCGCGTTGAGGGATTCCAGGAGATTATAGTCTTGGAATACAAATGCACGCTGCTTGCGCCCCGGCGCGTTGACTCGGCCGGAGGTGGGCTTATCTAGCCCGGATAGCAGGTTCAGGAGCGTGGTTTTGCCGCTTCCGGAGGGCCCCATGATGGCGACGAATTCGCCCGGGGCGATGGCCACATTGACGCGATTGAGCACAGTGCGCGACCGTAGCGCTTGCTGAGGTTGTCTGCTTTTAACATGCCTTTGATTCCACTCGGCCATGCAAAAGAAAGACATGGGGCGGGCTGCCCGGAAAATGGTAGAGCTAGCTCTACTGCCCCACCCTGGGTAAGGCGGCTAGGCTCATGGGTTATGCGAACCCTCAAAGCCTGCGCGTGGAGTCTCGTCCTCGGCGCGCTATTTATCCCGGCGTTGGTGGTTTCGGTGCTGATGCTGCCGTG from Corynebacterium tuberculostearicum includes the following:
- the groES gene encoding co-chaperone GroES, translated to MANIKPLEDRVLVQIVEAETTTASGLVIPDSAKEKPQEATVVAVGPGRTNDKGEVTPVGVNEGDTVVFSKYGGTELKYNGEEYLLLSSRDLLAVIEK
- the groL gene encoding chaperonin GroEL (60 kDa chaperone family; promotes refolding of misfolded polypeptides especially under stressful conditions; forms two stacked rings of heptamers to form a barrel-shaped 14mer; ends can be capped by GroES; misfolded proteins enter the barrel where they are refolded when GroES binds), with product MAKLIAFDQEAREGIQRGVDTLADAVKVTLGPRGRNVVLSKAFGGPTVTNDGVTIARDIDVEEPFENLGAQLVKSVAVKTNDTAGDGTTTATLLAQALIFEGLRNVAAGANPVELNRGIAVAAEKAVEELKARATAVNSSSEIAQVATVSSRDPEVGEMVAGAMDKVGKDGVVTVEESQTIDSAVDVTEGISFDKGYLSPYFATEEETYHAVLDDAAVLLVRNKISSLPDFLPLLEKIAETNRPTLIIAEDVEGEPLQALVVNSIRKVLKVAAVKAPYFGERRKGFMDDLAVVTGATVIDPEVGVNLNEAGLDVLGSARRVTITKDDTVIVDGGGTAEAVEERREQIRREIERTDSTWDKEKLEERLAKLSGGVAVIRVGAATETEVNERKLRVEDAINAARAAVEEGVIAGGGSVLVQISKELESFAEGFEGEAKVGVLAVARALTRPAFWIAENAGLDGAVVVSRVAEMSNGEGFNANTLEYGNLIDNGIIDPVKVTHSAVVNATSVARMVLTTEASVVEKPQEEQPADAGHGHQH
- a CDS encoding ABC transporter ATP-binding protein, with the translated sequence MLNRVNVAIAPGEFVAIMGPSGSGKTTLLNLLSGLDKPTSGRVNAPGRKQRAFVFQDYNLLESLNAQRNATLTARFSGRRPTRGQVAEVFDSLGLAGLERRLPAQLSGGQQQRVAVARALLAQAPYIFTDEPTGALDDATASTVLSHLRAAARDGASVVMVTHSHLAAEAANRIISLEEVAHAGVA
- a CDS encoding FtsX-like permease family protein: MLVWLKDLQSNWLSWLAVALTLVVSSTSCTLALAMLVASSGAEEDPAGPLGGTVLGMALCVVVLVTLSQMRLIIAEREPIYRSWRMVGMPGGMILAFILGQVAVVSAAAGLLGVLPARPLLAPCVRALRSDGIPMPDIAITGQVVVIAVAVCMSAALVGALPPLRRVFRPRAAAHPAWLMVKFVLAAAAIGGTAYGGLQIDDPGDLLSAEMGLVILVALFLPWLMPVLDQWTRAAGIAGANVRVRRCFSTPHIVPWVLVGGFIVAVGSGLRFASDAGAGGTLSSWQVFVALLGPVFAPSIVGAVLTSLLMHGRIAADIRGLTLAGATPSAWTRVQVGEAACLTLTAAGVVWALCLATLLPLHHLLTPQAPLGRTLIEELWWPSFAVIFGAMFIALGVVKLTLAGFVRAGQRER